The region CGCCTGTTTCTCTGCAGTGATCTTGGGGTGCACGTGGATGGCTTCATCGCTAACGTGGCTCACAGCTTCGTCATCGGAGCGACTAAGGTAGCTACTAGTAGCCGGCTTAGAGCGCTATTGTGACAAGGAGGCGGTTTTACAGTAGGAAAGGAGCTTAGTTACCAGATGTGGGAACCAAACCTTGGTTTACTGATCCACggtgcagtgacatcaccacatcCCCAAAAGGCCAGGCCTCTGAGTCATAATGTTCTGGACCCGGTCCCATTACCGATGACATCACCCTACTTGACAGGCGTGATGACGACAGTGTACATGCGTGTctatatatgcatgcacgcatgtgtatATCCTGTATTCACGTTTATTCCGTCAGGAACCATCTGGTAATGGCATCTCCTGCCTTGTTTCGGTCTCCAGTCTTCAGCATTCTGTACGGAAGAGAATTGTTGACCCTGTGGTTCCGGTCCAGTTTCCACCGGAGGCTAATTATCTCCACTCCACTGACCGCTTAAGGATTGACATGTTGATTGGCTGCTCATCTTTCTGTTTCTAAATCCCTCCTTTCTCCCATTGGTAGGAGGCACCTGTAACGGGCCGGAAGGCTGATGTCATCAAGGCCGCCCACCTGTGCGCGGAGGCCGCCCTTCGCCTGGTCAAACCTGGCAACCAGGTAAGGGGCGGAGCTGAGAAGGGAGAGTGGTGAAGGAGTTCAGGTCGTCAGGCTGAGCCCGCTGCCTTTGAAGTGTCTTTCATGGCCCCTGACCTTCATTTGTACTACAGCTCTGGCATCCATTATCCCACCTGCTGTGCTTATCAGCTGTATTGTAGAAACAAAGCAGCTTTGACTGGAGATTTCTGTAAAACTGTAAGACTGCCAGATTTTTTACGAGTGGTCTAATTTGTTCTGTTCCTTTGTCCCTCCTTCAGAACACGCAGGTGACCAAGGCGTGGAACACGATCGCCCAGTCGTTCAAATGCACGGCCATCGAAGGTGATTTAGCGATAGCCCCACCCCTCTCACACctacttcctgtctgagtctGTGTCTCCTCTGTGCGTTTGCCCGGTTCTGTGCATTGGTAACAGCCTCCCTGTGTGCGTTTCAGGTATGCTGTCCCACCAGCTGAAGCAGCACGTCATCGATGGAGAGAAGACCATCATTCAGAATCCCACCGAGCAGCAAAAGTAAGCAGGCCTGTGCTTCAGCTCCGTATACATGCTTTCACATTGACCTACATGAGGAGGAACAAACACCAGCATACATATGACACGCAAgccactttaaaatgaatgcatcattctttgcatttatatagcacttttctgaacaCTCAAAGTGCTCAAACAATGATAAGTGGGAACTCAACTCatctcacccaccaccaatgaaTGGTTCATGCTGCCAGGGTTATAATGTCcactatattaaaaaaatataactgaaatcATACACAGGATTCAAATATGCCGCTCATTTTCTATGTTGAAATTTTGGAAATGATGCAAGGATCTACACCTTataactgcacaaaaaaagtgcataaaaGGTTTATAAAAATTCCAGCTGAAAAAGCAATGGGCACTATATCtttctctgtgattggctgacgtTCCGTGTGCCTCCCCAGAAAGGACCACGAGACGGCGGAGTTCGAGGTACACGAGGTCTACGCGGTGGACGTGCTGATCAGTACCGGAGAAGGGAAGGTAAGAGAGCCACAGCGAGTCAGGACCTCGGGCTGGCGTCTCACCCGCCGCGCCGAACgctaacctccccccccccccccccccccccaggcacggGACGCCGGCCAGAGGACCACCATCTACAAGCGGGACCCCAGCAAACAGTACGGGCTGAAGATGAAGACGTCCCGCTCCTTCTTCAGCGAAGTGGAGAGGCGCTTCGACACCATGCCCTTCACTCTGAGGTACGGGCGCGTCTGGCTTCGCTCCCGCCCCGTCCGCACGcgcgtttccccccccccccccccgaaacctCGCCGCGGATAATGTTTCAGCCGCTGCTCGTCTTGCTTGTCATCTCGTTTTGGCCCCGTTCCCCTCATTCGCTGCCCGTCGTCTCCTCAGGGCGTTCGAGGATGAAGCCAAGGCCCGGCTGGGCGTGGTGGAGTGCGCCAAGCACGAGCTGCTGCAGCCCTTCAACGTCCTCCACGAGAAGGAGGGTGAGTGTGCACGCGTGGGAGTGTACtctgctccatctctctctctctctctctctctctctctctctctctctctctctctctctctctctctctctctctctctctctctctctctctctctctctctctctctctctctctctctctctctctctctctctctctctctctctctctctctctctctctctctctctctctcttcgttAAACCTGCTCCTCGTCACCCTGTGAATCGCAGTTGAGGTTCGCGCGGAAGGCCGTTACTGGAACGCGACGCCCACGGTCGGCTACCCGTGGGCGTTAGCAAGCCGTACCGCAGGCCAGCTTCCTGGCTGAAACCACGCAGATGCTGACTGCGGACCAGGCGCTTCGATACACAaatcatttcattgtttttatttgattcacATGTAACGGTGGTTCTCAACCCTGTTCCCggggatctaccatcctgcaggttttcatttcaaccctaatttggcacacctgattctactgacgAGCAGCTTGAtgaaatctctagctgttggacgtggtgtgctttattagggttggagtgaaaacctactggacagTAGGTCTCCCGGAATGGCATTGGGAACCACTGACCTATGACATCATAAAAGTGCAGGCGTGGAGGCTGCGAAACTAAAGCCAATTGACAAGACTGGGTGTGGAGGTGGAGTGCGGCATATTGGACTGTTTATTCCCCGCTTCAGGTGTGCGAGCATGCTTCCGCCTG is a window of Anguilla anguilla isolate fAngAng1 chromosome 13, fAngAng1.pri, whole genome shotgun sequence DNA encoding:
- the LOC118211555 gene encoding proliferation-associated protein 2G4 — protein: MSDDEQQEQTIAEDLVVTKYKMGGDIANQALRAVVEAAKVGVSVLSLCEKGDSLIMVETGKIFKKEKEMKKGIAFPTSVSVNNCVCHFSPLKSDPDYTLKEGDLVKIDLGVHVDGFIANVAHSFVIGATKEAPVTGRKADVIKAAHLCAEAALRLVKPGNQNTQVTKAWNTIAQSFKCTAIEGMLSHQLKQHVIDGEKTIIQNPTEQQKKDHETAEFEVHEVYAVDVLISTGEGKARDAGQRTTIYKRDPSKQYGLKMKTSRSFFSEVERRFDTMPFTLRAFEDEAKARLGVVECAKHELLQPFNVLHEKEGEFVAQFKFTVLLMANGPLRITSGPLEPELYKSEHQVQDAELKALLQSSASRKTQKKKKKKASKNAENATGQPVEENEAAE